A window of Roseiflexus castenholzii DSM 13941 genomic DNA:
TTGAGGTCGCCGGCAACGCCATTGATATTGCCGCGATTTTTGACGAGCAACTCGACAAACTCCAGTTGCTCGCGCGACAACCGCCCCAGGCGACCAAGTGCGAAGCGCCCTTCGATTGCAGTGTGGCAGGCGTCGCACTCCATACGTGTGACATGCAACGCCTCACCGCAGACCGGGCATGTGGTAAGAAGGGGATTCATGGAAGGCATCTCCTTTGTTCAGAGTCGCCTGATTCGGCAGGTTGGCCGTCAGGCGCCGGCAACACGCGCCGGTTCGACCCGTCTGGGGTCATGGAAACGTGCGCCCAGCCAGGTGAGAGCGCGCTCTGCGAGGCGCATTGTGCGGCGGGTGGATGCGGCGCGCGCCTGCCGGGCTTTTCGCTCTTCAGACACCTCGGCGAGCATGGTCTGATACCGCTCGCGCGCTATATCCAGCGATTGTTCGAACGTCAGCAGCATCGCAACCACCTCCTTTCAATCTGACCGGCACTTTGTGCTTTCTCCGTTGCATATCTTACCATGCTTCTCCTAAAAAGTCAATGTATCTTGGTGTTTTACATTACTAATGTGATGTTATTCGCCAAATACTTTGAAAACCAATGAGATACTACTCAAAAGAGCATGCCATCATCGCCGCACAAGCATCCCAACCGTCACAATCACCAGTGTTGCCAGGCTGATCGCTCCGCCGATCAGGAACGGGCGCGGACGGTAGACGAACTCGACGGTATGCGCTCCAGGCGCCAACCAGACGCCGCGCAGCGTATAGTTGGCGCGCACAACCAGCGCCGGCTTGCCGTCTACGATGACTTCCCATCCATCGTAGTAGGCGTCCGCCAAAACGAGCAACGCCGGTACAGAAGGCGCAGCGATGACAGTGACGGCATTCGGCGCATAGCGCACGGTTGGGGTTGGGTCGGAGATGGCGGGGGCGGGTCCGACTGCGGGCAGCGGCTCTGGCACAACCGCTCCAGTTGCCGGATCGAAATCGGGGCGCGCCATGAAATCGAGCTGCGCATCGTCATCGGGGATGGTTGCGACGCGATAGACGAGCCAGGCGCGCGGGAGCGCCCTGGAGTTGCGATAAATGCGACCCTCATCGCTTTCGTGAACCAGTTCGAGACCGGGATAGCGCATTTCCGTCGCACTGCCCGGCGGGAAGATGAGGTACTGCACGTTGAGCATGTCGAGCAATCGCGGACGTTCATACGCCGACGTCAGGAAGGCGCGCAGGCTGACGTTTCCTTCGCTCGTGCGGCGATAGTCCTTGCCGTCGATCAATCGCGCCAGGCGATTGTAGCGCGCCGGGTAGAGCGAATGATAGCCGCGCACATCCTCCAGACCGTATGCGCTCGCCAGATTCGGCGGTCGTGCATCATAGTCGGCGCCATGGATGCGGAACGGTCCCGGTTGCGCTTGCAGGAACGCAATCTGGCGCGTCGGCGGGTAAAGGACCTGGAAAAGTTGCCGATCACGCGGATAGTTTGCCAGTTCGCGGGTCAGATCGGTCGTCGGCTGTGCAATCGACGGCGGGACCGAGGTGTTGAACCCTGCGCCATACCACCACATATCGAGCGCAGCAATGGCGATCACCGGCGCAAACGCGATTGCGGCATTATGGCGGTAGAGACGCAGGAACACAATGCTCGCCAATCCGATGACGCCAAAGATGAGCGGCGGAAGCAGTTGCTGGCTGCGGATCATCGTCAGATACTGACCAAACCGCGACTGCGGCGTGAAGAGCGCCAGATGATGGAGCGACCATCCGGCAATGAATGCGCCAACGACGAGAAGCAGAAGGCGAGCAACTGGCAGTCGGACACGCCAGCCTGCACCAGGGGATGCGCTCTCCCACACGCCAGCGTCGGCGGGCGTATACAGCCGCTGCGCTGCAATGCCCGCAAGGACGGCTACGGCAAAGCCCCACACCATGTACCAGCGAGTGTGATCCTCGAACTGGCGATACGATGGGATGAGGGCAATAAAGACCTGGAGCAGCGGCGTGCGCACCGCCAGTGCGAACGATGCCACGGCCAAGATGCCAAAGAACGCCGCCAGGCGGTGACGCGCCAGCGCCAGCCCGATGATCGCCAGCGCCAGCGGCGCCAGTCCGACGTAGGGGTAAGGAACCTGGAAAGTTGGCGGTCCCCACACAGGCGGCGGTCCGATCCGCTCGAAGCCGCCAAGCGCGGGAAAGATGAGCCGTAGCATGCTGCCGAAGCGCTCTTCCGGCGGCGCCAGCGAGAAGCCGATGTCGCTCCGCTGCCCCTGCGCCGACAGCGCCATTGCGGGCAGCAGTTGTACGGCGCTCAAGCCGAGACCCAGCGCATACGTCAGCGCCAGCCCGATCAGCAGACGCCGGCGTGGCGTCGTGCACCCTTCGTCGCGCTGCACGATGCGGAACAGCGCGTAACAGCCGGTCGCCACATACGTGTAAAACGCCAGTTGAATCTGCGCCAGCACCACGAGCCCCAACATCGCGGCTGCAACTGCCCAACTCCGCCAGGCGCCGCTGCATATTGCGCGTTCAATGCCCCAGAAACACCACGGCAACATCGCAGTCGCGCCCGACAATTCCGGGAACGGCAGGTAGGTGAGCATATGCCCGGTGAACATATACGCAACGCCTGCGAGCGTCGCCGGTCCTTCGTCCAGCCCAATGCGGCGCGCAAACGCGTAACTGCCTAGCCCGGCGAGGATCAGTTGCACACAGGCGTAGACGCCAAATGCTCTATCAAGCGGTACGATGAGAAAGATAAGACCAGGCGGGTAAGTAGTGGGACGCCGCTCAGAATTGACGGATTCCACAGGGTCCAGGCGCCCTGGCGCACCATCTCGTTCGTCAACAGGCGCCGGGGATAGATCTGGCGGATCGAGTCGGTCGAGACGTGATTATTGACCGGCACACGCTCATACGAGTAGCGCCACGGGTGCAGGTGCAGTAGTGCATCGAGCGGCAGGAAGACCTCGCCGCCAATGAGCGGACGCCAGAGAAAGATCACCGCACTTAAGCAAATGACCGCGATCGCAACGCTCATACGCTGAAGCGCCGGTTTGCCTGCGGAGAACGTTGCTCTGTGATAGCTCAGGATCTGTGCAAAACTGATAGCGGTTTTCTGTCGAGCGGTGTCAGGTGGTATAGTGCGCATTGATTTCAACATACTCCTTGCTGAAATCGCACGTCCAGACGGTCGTATGCGCGCTACCCAGCCCAAGGTCGAGCGTGATGAAGACCGGGTCCTGGCGCAGGAGCGCCGAAGCCGCTGCCAGGTCGGCATCGAGTGGCAGCCCATTGGCAACTAACTGAACCCGTGAGTCCGCCGGACCAAACCAGAGCGCCAGTCGGTCGGGGGCGATGGCAGCGCCGCTGTAGCCAGCGGCGCACACAATGCGCCCCCAGTTCGGATCGCCGCCATGGATGGCGGTTTTCACCAGCGGCGAGCGCGCGATGGCGTTCGCCACCTGGTGCGCCTGCTGCTCGTCCTGTGCGCCGCTGACCACAATTTCCACCAGGCGCGTGGCACCTTCGCCATCGCGCGCGATCTGTTTCGCCAGATCGATGCACACTTCGGTGAGCAACACCGTGAATTGGTCAAACGAACAATCGTCCGCTTCCGGCGTATCGCTCACCCGAACGCCTGACGCGCCGGATGCCAGCAGGAGGAGGGTGTCATTTGTGCTGGTATCACCATCGACGCTGACGCGGTTGAAACTACGATTGGCGGCATAGCGCAGGGCACGATCGAGGGTTGCGGGTGACGCCTGCGCATCGGTCGTCACAATCGCCAGCATGGTCGCCATATTGGGATGGATCATCCCGGCGCCTTTGCACATTCCGGCAATGGTGATAGGCTTTCCGGCAACTGAGGTCGTGCGCGCAGCGACTTTCGGGCGGGTGTCGGTAGTCATGATGGCGCGCGCAGCCGCGCCTGCACCCCGGTGCGCGGTCGGTCCGGTCAGGCTGGCGACTCCCTGAGCAACCTTTGTCATATCGAGTTGCCTGCCGATCACGCCGGTCGAAAGGACCAACACCTGATCGGCGCGGCATTCGAGGCGTTCGGCAGTCATCGCCGCCATTGCGCGGCAGTTGGCGTCGCCTTGCGGTCCGGTGCAGGCATTGGCGTTGCCTGCATTGACCACAACCGCGCGGATCGCACCGGCATTCGCTGCCAGCACATCCTGATCATAGATCACCGGCGCCGCTTTGATCCGATTAGTAGTGAACAGACCGGCGGCGCTGCACGGAGCGTCCGTTGCGATCAGCGCCATGTCGAGCGCGCCGTTCGGCTTCAGTCCACAGGCGGTCGCCGTCGCAGCAAAACCGGATGCGAGTGAGAAAGTGTCTGCCTGCATTGTTGTGTCCCTGTTGAGAGCCAAGAACCGAGTACTAAGAACCAAGCGCCGGGCACGACTGCATCCGTCCCGATCCGTAAACATCCGTGTGCTCCATCAGCCGTAGAGGACGCGGATGCACGCGGATGCGACGGATTCATACGGATTGGGGAATGATGCCCCCGCAGCGATCCGTGGGCATCCGTCCCGATCCGTGAACATCCGTGTGCTCCATCAGCCGTATAGGACACGGATTGGCGCGGATACGACGGATTCATACGGATTGGGGAATGATGCCCCCTCAGCGATCCGTGGGCATTCGTCCCGATCCGTGGCGATCCGTGTACTCCATCAACAGGACACGGATGGGCGCAGACCCGTGTGCTCCATCAGGCGACTGCGCGGCGCGCCTCTACCGTCCTTCCAACAACGCCTGTACCTTCACCGGCAACCCGAAAATCTTGATAAACCCTTCCGCATCCTTCTGGTTGTAACTGTCGCTCATGGTAAAACTGGCAATATCAGGGTTGTAGAGGCTCTTCGCAGCGCGTCGTCCGACGAGCATAGCATTCCCCTTGTAGAGCTTCAGGCGCGCCTCGCCGGTAACGTTGCGCTGTGTCACGCGCACAAAC
This region includes:
- a CDS encoding DUF2089 domain-containing protein, translating into MNPLLTTCPVCGEALHVTRMECDACHTAIEGRFALGRLGRLSREQLEFVELLVKNRGNINGVAGDLKVAYNTARSRLDDVVAALGYGPPAEDARPDRRAILDRLAAKEISVEDALRLLRS
- a CDS encoding YfhO family protein, whose protein sequence is MESVNSERRPTTYPPGLIFLIVPLDRAFGVYACVQLILAGLGSYAFARRIGLDEGPATLAGVAYMFTGHMLTYLPFPELSGATAMLPWCFWGIERAICSGAWRSWAVAAAMLGLVVLAQIQLAFYTYVATGCYALFRIVQRDEGCTTPRRRLLIGLALTYALGLGLSAVQLLPAMALSAQGQRSDIGFSLAPPEERFGSMLRLIFPALGGFERIGPPPVWGPPTFQVPYPYVGLAPLALAIIGLALARHRLAAFFGILAVASFALAVRTPLLQVFIALIPSYRQFEDHTRWYMVWGFAVAVLAGIAAQRLYTPADAGVWESASPGAGWRVRLPVARLLLLVVGAFIAGWSLHHLALFTPQSRFGQYLTMIRSQQLLPPLIFGVIGLASIVFLRLYRHNAAIAFAPVIAIAALDMWWYGAGFNTSVPPSIAQPTTDLTRELANYPRDRQLFQVLYPPTRQIAFLQAQPGPFRIHGADYDARPPNLASAYGLEDVRGYHSLYPARYNRLARLIDGKDYRRTSEGNVSLRAFLTSAYERPRLLDMLNVQYLIFPPGSATEMRYPGLELVHESDEGRIYRNSRALPRAWLVYRVATIPDDDAQLDFMARPDFDPATGAVVPEPLPAVGPAPAISDPTPTVRYAPNAVTVIAAPSVPALLVLADAYYDGWEVIVDGKPALVVRANYTLRGVWLAPGAHTVEFVYRPRPFLIGGAISLATLVIVTVGMLVRR
- the argJ gene encoding bifunctional glutamate N-acetyltransferase/amino-acid acetyltransferase ArgJ: MQADTFSLASGFAATATACGLKPNGALDMALIATDAPCSAAGLFTTNRIKAAPVIYDQDVLAANAGAIRAVVVNAGNANACTGPQGDANCRAMAAMTAERLECRADQVLVLSTGVIGRQLDMTKVAQGVASLTGPTAHRGAGAAARAIMTTDTRPKVAARTTSVAGKPITIAGMCKGAGMIHPNMATMLAIVTTDAQASPATLDRALRYAANRSFNRVSVDGDTSTNDTLLLLASGASGVRVSDTPEADDCSFDQFTVLLTEVCIDLAKQIARDGEGATRLVEIVVSGAQDEQQAHQVANAIARSPLVKTAIHGGDPNWGRIVCAAGYSGAAIAPDRLALWFGPADSRVQLVANGLPLDADLAAASALLRQDPVFITLDLGLGSAHTTVWTCDFSKEYVEINAHYTT